The following proteins are co-located in the Rippkaea orientalis PCC 8801 genome:
- a CDS encoding translocation/assembly module TamB domain-containing protein: MITKPSHSDAKPDANLPCPFSSEPKITFSPRSLLLWGGGILLLGLGTSLVGGWFFLQRQLTPLVEDQLSNFLNRPVKLGSVQYFSLNRVRFGSSEILTTATDPAQVSMVGLEVDYDPIKLILTQKLEIGITAIDPNVYLKQGKQGNWILTEFDAVKPNNPIKLKSLRFRNAQGLLLANSATGQIPEPVKFEKLSGQTDFINNRENIKFKVDGQLVSEGKFKVSGVANPKTQETKLLVQGNRLGVTEVDHLIDLPLDFQAGKLDANLEVTLRSQQLPLLQGVANLEQVTAKIDNFPHVLQTQGTLRFQGTAIYFDKVGTRFGAIDGITEGKLDLKKGYALTTKTEPTAITQLLKTFKQKPPSIPLLGTVKGVLQIRGKLNKPRFSVGLSTTQIAKIDKLDFQQINAQLELNDANLLVKEFEAVPTLGGKITGKGKINLAANQSTKMPQFVVEIQGENLATNPYSNLYQTSLPLDLGKVSGNVTLSGMINQPQTLQANGNAYFSLDQGVIKAAHLTYNQGYWQGKIKASGVDLASLNIAIPEEIKTGKLQGIFDVIGKFNHNSEPNINATGTANITLDQGKITANNLELINKTWKTDLAIDGVKLKQLVTEKHPIFEGNLNANLAVTGKLGLGLNNVQAKGQARLDLTQGEIKANNLQLANGNWSSKLITRNVSLNQLVLDTPKKLQGQLNSYLAVSGNINKPLREITGQGNAQLTLASGTINAQTIGVSQGKFTTILASENINLTRFSPDLTGQLKGTIEVAGLLDKITPDTITAKGKLNFSQGIGGFKQPLTTVFGWNGEKLTINQAKASGLSVKGWTEINWAKLHQTQDKLAAIEEFDLDVAISGLDLKYLPLPLANNLADLNYGGKVDFSGAITGTPKKPIIDGKLALINLNLDQFKFESFLAGNLQIKPEKGLKIALAGRNDQINLELDRKSQPVSFDLKQAQMQVKGTREAEKFTLEVGQIPINLLQNYINKGTGNGEQGTVNPSKVSIPPSPPHPLFTQPLLGDLSGEFTLDVNTGEIMGEKVAIANPQLGAVKGEKFTGNFQYIQGNLTLSDGKLNIKNSQYRLDGSLTSTPSGHRINAEIGINQGNIQNILETLHIFDLEDLKRGITPPHYAKAQDLYELKGTSNRQQATVNPSNLSIPPSPPPPLTPSSHPPLAEVGSKNATISDRLTHFDQINTWLQQHQQTRKKASPLPELRELQGNFNGQIALNFAPESGLKANFDLNGQNWKWGGFNLTQIAAKGNWNNGMLTLEPLNLHHKTSQIAFTGRMGAQKQEGKVELVDIPLNNLSEFSSLPGIVDFGGKLNGNITLLGSRDNPEIVGKLVIDKATINQTSLDATQGEFTYRRGRVNFAASSVLGRRTEPLTIKGTFPYQLPFAKVYNTSDRLSLNVNVANEGLTLLDILTKGQVAWLGGQGELQVNVSGRVDPKRGIPTQLNANGIAQVQNAIIGAKVIPNAPLTNVNGQIFFDLDRLKVDSLTGQFSGGQVAIRGSLPLLKEIPQTNPLTVNFDDLALKIPQRYQGGGKGTVQVTGTVVKPKIGGNVELFNGEVLLGDGREGVGKLSTAAEFSNLKLTLGENILITRLPILTFLATGSLTVNGNLNEPKPEGTIILENGLVNLFASQLRLAGGQGNTAKFDPERGLDPYLNVKLYTSATETTRSRVNVDPASAEINEPFSANKDSLQTVRIQATVQGFASDLTNGIELSSQPKRSSTEIVALLGGSFLNPLERGETTLGLANLAGSAVLGPVQGAIGEALGLSELRIFPTQLIDEQERLDDSSIGVAAEAGVDLTNELSVSMQKVLTSDRPPQVGVRYRINDQMLIRGSTNFSDDSRGSIQFEQRF, encoded by the coding sequence ATGATCACAAAACCCTCCCATTCAGACGCTAAACCGGACGCTAATTTACCGTGTCCCTTCTCTTCTGAACCTAAGATAACCTTTTCACCTCGTTCTTTGTTGCTTTGGGGAGGAGGAATACTGTTGTTAGGACTTGGAACCAGTTTAGTCGGGGGATGGTTTTTCCTACAGCGACAGTTAACTCCCTTAGTAGAAGATCAACTCAGTAATTTTCTCAACCGTCCCGTTAAGTTGGGATCAGTCCAGTATTTTTCTTTGAATAGAGTCCGTTTTGGTTCGAGTGAAATTCTGACGACCGCAACCGATCCCGCTCAAGTGTCGATGGTGGGTTTAGAGGTAGACTACGATCCCATTAAACTGATACTAACACAAAAATTAGAGATTGGAATTACTGCCATTGACCCTAATGTTTACTTGAAGCAAGGAAAACAAGGGAATTGGATACTAACAGAATTTGATGCAGTCAAACCCAATAACCCAATAAAATTAAAATCTCTGCGCTTTAGAAATGCCCAAGGACTGTTATTAGCTAATTCGGCAACCGGACAAATTCCTGAACCTGTGAAATTTGAAAAATTGTCGGGTCAAACGGATTTTATTAATAACCGTGAGAACATTAAATTTAAGGTTGATGGACAGTTAGTAAGCGAAGGTAAATTCAAGGTTTCTGGAGTGGCTAACCCTAAAACGCAGGAAACTAAATTGTTAGTGCAAGGGAACCGTTTAGGAGTGACAGAAGTTGATCATTTAATTGACCTTCCCTTAGACTTTCAAGCAGGAAAACTGGATGCTAATTTAGAAGTTACTTTGAGATCGCAACAACTTCCTTTACTCCAGGGAGTCGCTAATTTAGAGCAAGTTACTGCAAAAATTGACAACTTTCCCCATGTTTTACAAACCCAAGGGACACTCCGTTTTCAAGGGACAGCAATTTACTTTGATAAGGTAGGGACTCGCTTTGGTGCAATAGACGGGATAACTGAAGGCAAACTGGATCTTAAAAAAGGTTACGCTTTAACCACAAAAACCGAACCAACTGCCATTACTCAACTCTTGAAAACCTTTAAGCAAAAACCTCCTTCTATTCCACTGTTGGGGACTGTAAAAGGGGTTTTACAAATTAGAGGAAAGCTTAATAAACCTCGTTTTTCCGTTGGACTGTCTACTACCCAAATTGCTAAAATTGATAAATTAGATTTTCAGCAAATTAATGCTCAGCTAGAGTTAAATGACGCTAATTTGTTGGTGAAAGAATTTGAAGCGGTTCCTACCCTTGGGGGAAAAATAACGGGAAAAGGGAAAATTAATTTAGCTGCTAATCAATCTACAAAAATGCCTCAATTTGTTGTTGAGATTCAAGGAGAAAATTTAGCAACAAACCCCTACTCTAACCTATACCAAACCTCCTTACCCTTAGACTTAGGAAAAGTTTCGGGTAATGTGACGCTATCGGGAATGATTAATCAACCTCAAACCCTTCAAGCAAACGGAAACGCTTACTTTAGTTTAGATCAAGGAGTTATTAAAGCAGCTCATCTGACTTATAATCAAGGATACTGGCAAGGAAAAATAAAAGCATCTGGAGTTGATTTAGCGAGTTTAAATATAGCTATTCCTGAAGAGATCAAGACGGGAAAACTACAAGGAATATTTGATGTTATAGGAAAATTTAATCACAATTCTGAACCGAATATCAATGCAACTGGAACCGCTAACATTACTCTAGATCAGGGAAAAATAACAGCTAATAATTTAGAACTCATTAACAAAACTTGGAAAACAGATTTAGCTATTGATGGAGTTAAATTAAAACAATTAGTAACGGAAAAACACCCTATTTTTGAAGGAAATCTTAATGCCAATCTTGCGGTGACTGGAAAATTAGGATTAGGATTAAATAATGTCCAAGCAAAAGGTCAAGCAAGGTTAGATTTAACCCAAGGAGAAATCAAGGCTAATAACTTACAGTTAGCTAATGGCAATTGGTCAAGTAAACTAATTACGAGAAATGTATCTCTTAATCAATTAGTTTTAGATACTCCTAAAAAATTACAAGGTCAATTAAATAGTTATTTGGCAGTTTCAGGTAATATTAATAAGCCTTTAAGAGAAATTACAGGACAAGGAAACGCCCAACTAACTTTAGCATCAGGAACAATTAATGCTCAAACCATTGGGGTTTCTCAAGGTAAATTTACAACAATACTTGCTTCTGAAAACATTAATTTAACACGATTTTCTCCCGACTTAACAGGACAATTAAAGGGAACTATTGAAGTTGCAGGACTATTAGATAAAATTACCCCTGATACCATCACAGCGAAAGGAAAATTAAACTTTAGTCAAGGAATAGGAGGATTTAAACAGCCTCTAACTACGGTTTTCGGTTGGAATGGCGAAAAATTGACCATTAATCAAGCAAAAGCAAGCGGACTGTCTGTTAAAGGATGGACAGAAATTAATTGGGCAAAATTACATCAAACTCAAGATAAGCTCGCAGCAATTGAGGAATTTGACCTAGATGTTGCTATCTCTGGATTAGACTTAAAATATCTACCCCTTCCTCTTGCTAATAATCTAGCAGACTTGAACTATGGAGGAAAAGTTGATTTTTCAGGGGCGATCACTGGAACCCCTAAAAAGCCAATCATTGACGGTAAGTTAGCATTAATTAATTTAAACCTCGATCAGTTTAAATTTGAATCGTTTTTAGCTGGAAATCTGCAAATTAAACCCGAAAAAGGACTAAAAATTGCCTTAGCAGGACGCAATGATCAAATCAATCTTGAACTTGATCGCAAGTCTCAACCCGTGTCCTTTGATCTCAAACAAGCACAAATGCAGGTCAAAGGAACCCGTGAAGCCGAAAAATTTACCCTAGAAGTTGGACAAATTCCCATCAATTTACTACAAAATTATATTAACAAGGGAACAGGGAACGGGGAACAAGGAACAGTTAATCCTTCTAAGGTATCTATCCCCCCCTCACCCCCTCACCCCCTCTTCACCCAACCTCTACTAGGGGACTTATCGGGTGAATTTACCCTAGATGTCAACACAGGGGAGATTATGGGGGAAAAAGTGGCGATCGCTAACCCTCAACTTGGTGCGGTTAAAGGAGAAAAATTTACGGGGAATTTCCAATATATTCAGGGAAATTTGACCCTTAGCGACGGAAAATTAAACATCAAAAACAGTCAATATCGTCTCGACGGAAGTTTGACTTCAACTCCATCAGGACATCGTATTAACGCTGAAATCGGAATAAACCAAGGAAATATCCAGAATATTCTAGAAACGCTCCATATCTTTGACTTAGAAGACCTAAAACGAGGAATTACTCCCCCTCACTATGCCAAAGCGCAAGATCTTTATGAACTTAAGGGAACAAGCAACAGGCAACAGGCAACAGTTAATCCTTCTAATCTATCTATCCCCCCCTCACCCCCTCCCCCCCTCACCCCCTCCTCCCACCCTCCCCTAGCAGAAGTGGGAAGCAAAAATGCAACCATCAGCGATCGCCTAACCCATTTTGATCAGATTAATACATGGTTGCAGCAACACCAACAGACCCGCAAAAAAGCCTCACCCCTCCCTGAATTACGAGAATTACAAGGGAATTTTAATGGACAGATTGCCCTTAATTTTGCCCCAGAATCGGGCTTAAAAGCTAATTTTGACTTAAATGGTCAAAACTGGAAATGGGGAGGCTTTAACCTCACCCAGATCGCCGCTAAGGGGAATTGGAACAACGGGATGCTGACCCTAGAACCCCTGAATTTACACCATAAAACCAGTCAAATTGCCTTTACCGGTCGGATGGGGGCACAAAAACAAGAAGGTAAAGTCGAATTAGTCGATATTCCCCTCAATAACCTATCAGAGTTTTCATCCTTACCCGGAATCGTTGATTTTGGTGGAAAACTCAACGGAAATATCACCCTATTAGGCAGTCGAGATAACCCCGAAATCGTCGGAAAACTGGTCATCGACAAAGCAACCATCAATCAAACCTCCCTAGACGCTACCCAAGGGGAGTTTACCTATCGTCGCGGACGGGTCAATTTTGCCGCGAGTAGTGTTTTAGGTCGTCGAACCGAACCCCTAACCATCAAAGGAACCTTTCCCTATCAATTACCCTTTGCCAAAGTTTACAATACCAGCGATCGCCTTTCCTTAAACGTGAATGTAGCTAATGAAGGGTTAACCTTGTTAGACATCCTGACTAAAGGACAAGTGGCCTGGTTAGGAGGACAAGGAGAATTGCAAGTCAATGTCTCAGGACGGGTAGATCCCAAACGGGGTATCCCAACGCAATTAAACGCAAACGGGATCGCGCAAGTGCAAAACGCTATTATTGGCGCAAAAGTTATTCCTAATGCCCCCTTAACCAACGTTAACGGTCAAATCTTCTTTGATTTAGATCGCCTGAAAGTGGATAGCTTAACCGGACAATTTAGCGGGGGTCAGGTAGCCATTAGAGGATCACTACCCCTTCTTAAAGAGATTCCCCAAACAAATCCGTTAACGGTGAATTTTGACGATTTAGCCCTTAAAATACCGCAACGGTATCAAGGGGGAGGCAAAGGGACGGTTCAAGTAACCGGAACGGTGGTTAAGCCTAAAATTGGGGGAAATGTGGAATTATTTAACGGCGAAGTCCTATTAGGGGATGGCAGGGAAGGAGTGGGTAAATTATCGACTGCTGCCGAATTTTCTAACTTAAAATTGACTTTAGGGGAGAATATCTTGATTACACGCCTTCCCATTTTAACTTTCTTAGCCACAGGCAGTTTAACGGTCAATGGGAATCTCAATGAACCCAAACCTGAAGGAACCATCATCCTAGAAAACGGGTTAGTCAATTTATTTGCCAGTCAATTACGCTTAGCCGGAGGTCAGGGAAATACCGCCAAATTTGACCCAGAACGCGGACTTGATCCCTATTTAAACGTTAAACTCTATACGTCTGCGACAGAAACAACCCGGAGTCGCGTCAATGTCGATCCCGCGTCGGCGGAAATTAATGAACCCTTTAGCGCGAATAAAGACAGTCTGCAAACCGTACGCATTCAAGCAACTGTTCAAGGATTTGCCAGTGACTTAACCAATGGGATCGAATTAAGCAGTCAACCGAAACGCAGTTCTACCGAAATTGTCGCGCTATTAGGGGGAAGTTTTCTTAATCCTCTCGAACGGGGAGAAACGACCCTAGGATTGGCTAATTTAGCAGGTTCTGCCGTATTAGGACCCGTTCAAGGGGCGATCGGGGAAGCATTGGGGTTAAGTGAGTTACGGATCTTTCCGACTCAATTAATCGATGAACAAGAACGTCTCGATGACTCTTCCATTGGGGTTGCTGCTGAAGCAGGGGTTGATTTAACCAATGAATTATCGGTATCTATGCAAAAAGTCTTAACGAGCGATCGCCCTCCTCAAGTGGGGGTTCGCTACCGTATTAATGATCAGATGTTGATTCGCGGATCAACCAATTTTTCTGATGACAGTCGCGGTAGTATTCAATTTGAACAGCGATTTTAG
- a CDS encoding transaldolase family protein — MIYLDSAIIAEAEIVRSWGWVKGITTNPTLLAKSELSAEDTLKQLRLLTSGELYYQLTATTFEDMVLEGRKAYKLIGEQTVLKIPATNVGFQVTAKLSQEIPCAVTAIYSGAQTAIAVEAGAKYAIAYVNRATRLLGDGLALVREMAQLVAHSDTKILAASLKSPQEAADALQAGAHHLTLPLEGLEAMTTHELSQQTVQEFNEKGRGIV; from the coding sequence ATGATTTATCTCGATTCAGCGATCATTGCCGAAGCCGAAATCGTTCGTTCTTGGGGATGGGTAAAAGGCATTACCACTAATCCTACTCTCTTGGCCAAAAGTGAGTTATCTGCTGAAGACACCCTTAAACAACTGCGACTCCTGACTTCTGGGGAACTTTATTATCAACTAACAGCGACAACTTTTGAAGACATGGTACTCGAAGGGAGAAAAGCCTACAAACTCATTGGAGAGCAAACCGTCTTAAAAATTCCGGCGACTAACGTAGGGTTTCAAGTGACGGCTAAGCTGTCCCAAGAGATTCCTTGTGCTGTCACAGCCATTTATAGTGGCGCGCAAACTGCTATTGCTGTTGAAGCAGGGGCTAAATATGCCATTGCTTATGTCAATCGGGCGACACGATTGTTAGGGGATGGGTTAGCCTTAGTTCGAGAAATGGCTCAGTTAGTGGCCCACAGTGATACCAAAATTCTCGCAGCCAGCTTGAAATCTCCCCAAGAAGCCGCAGATGCGTTACAAGCAGGAGCTCATCATCTAACCTTACCTCTAGAGGGTTTAGAAGCAATGACAACCCATGAATTATCCCAACAAACGGTTCAAGAATTTAATGAAAAAGGAAGAGGAATAGTTTAA
- a CDS encoding response regulator transcription factor gives MRVLLVEDDPRIATVLADSLKEQRYTVDVAEDGEKGWQLIEAFPYDLILLDVMLPKLDGISLCQRLRKSGYAIPVLMLTAKDTSEDKVMGLDVGADDYVVKPFDLPELSARIRALLRRGNTSLSPILAWNQLSLNPNTYQVTYGEKPLHLTPKEYSLLELFLRNPHLVLSRSMILDHLWSFEDPPSEEAVKVHIKELRKKLRNVGSLPDFIETVYGLGYRLKQH, from the coding sequence ATGAGAGTTCTGTTAGTTGAAGATGATCCTCGTATTGCAACGGTTTTAGCTGATAGCCTAAAAGAACAACGATACACCGTTGATGTGGCAGAAGATGGAGAAAAAGGATGGCAATTAATAGAAGCGTTTCCCTACGATTTAATTCTCTTAGATGTCATGCTCCCTAAATTGGATGGGATTAGTCTCTGTCAGCGATTACGAAAATCTGGCTATGCTATTCCTGTTCTTATGTTAACGGCAAAGGATACTAGCGAAGATAAAGTGATGGGGTTAGATGTTGGTGCGGATGATTATGTGGTAAAACCTTTTGATCTTCCTGAATTATCGGCTCGTATTCGGGCTTTATTACGGCGGGGAAATACAAGTTTATCACCGATTTTAGCTTGGAATCAATTAAGTCTTAATCCGAATACCTATCAAGTTACTTATGGTGAAAAACCCTTACATCTAACCCCGAAAGAATACAGTTTACTTGAGCTTTTTTTACGGAATCCTCATCTAGTATTAAGCCGTAGTATGATTCTTGATCATCTTTGGTCTTTTGAAGATCCGCCTAGTGAAGAAGCGGTAAAAGTTCATATTAAAGAATTACGAAAAAAACTGAGAAACGTCGGTTCTCTTCCGGATTTCATTGAAACGGTTTATGGATTAGGCTATCGACTTAAACAGCATTAA